GACTCTAGAACGGGCACAAGCATGGTTTTATCAAGGTTTGAACCAAGCCAAAAGTGGTGATTTATCTGGAGCAATTGCATCTTACGACAAAGCTCTAGAAATTCACCCCAACTCTCATGAATATTGGTTTAATAGGGGCTTAACACTCTTTTACTTAGGACATTTTTCCGAGGCAATTGCATCTTATGACAAAGCCATTGCGCTCAAACCAGACTTCTATAAATGTTGGTACAACCGAGGTGGGGCACTCGGTGAAATGGGGCACTTTGAAGAAGCCATCTTCTGCTTTGATAAAGCTATAGAAATAAAGTTTGATGACCCCGAAGCTTGGTCAAGCCGGGGTGTGGCGCTCCAGAAGTTAGGACGTCCATTAGAAGCAGTTGCCAGTTATGATAAAGCACTCCTGCTGGAACCACAAGACCAAGACAATTGGTATTACCGAGGTGTCGCCTTAGCGCTCTGTGGGCAAATAAATGATGCAATCGCATCATTTGACAAAGCCTTAGAAATCCAAAGCGACTACTACCAAGCTTGGTATAACCGAGGTCTAGAACTTTCTCATTTAGGACGATTTGAAGACGCCATTGCCAGCTACGAGCAAGCAACTAAAATTCAAAGCGACTACTACCAAGCTTGGTACGCTTTGGCAAGTGCGCTCGATAAAATAGGGCGACATGAAGAGGCGATCTCATCTTACGAACAAGCGGCTCAAATCAGCCCAAACTCCCATGAAGTGTGGATTGACACGGGTGTAGTACAAGCTAATTTGGGACGCTGGTATGATGCCATCTCATCCTGGGAGAAAGCGCTCTTAATCAAACCAGACTACTACTTAGCCTGGTTCAACTGCGCTGTTGCTTTGGAAAATTTAGGACGCCGTGAACAGGCAATTGCTTCCTACGACAAAGCCATAAAAATTAATCCTCAGTTTGACTCAGCGTGGTACAATAGAGCAGTGGTGCTATTTCACTTGGAGAGATTTGAAGAAGCGATCGCCTCATATGACAACGCTTTGCAAATCAAACCTGACTCTTGGGAAGCTTGGATTGGTCGAGGGAATGCGGCAGGCAATGCAGTTTATAGGGACTCGCATCTCACTTTTTCCAGTCCCATAGCCTCAACAAATGCAGCCTTGTACGAACGCGGCTATGAAGGGAAATTGGCAAGTTACGAGCAAGGGCTGAAATATGTTAGTCAAGATGCACAACCAGAAGGTTGGGGCAGGTTGCATCTGGCGCTTGGTAATGTACATTACGAAAAAGGAAAAAGACATTCTACACCCTGCTATTATTGGCAGCAAGCCATAGCTGAGTATCATCAAGCGCTCCGAACCCTCACCCCAGAAGCTTTTCCCCAATTGCATCTGGAGGTTTTGCAAAACCTGATTAAAGCGCTTGTAGGTTTGGGGCAAACTTCCCAAGCACAAGAATTCCATCAAGATGCCACAGATTTATTACAACACTTACTCAGTGAAATTACCCACTCTCACGAAAGTAAGAAACAGTTGGCGCTCAAGTATGCGGGTTTTGAGCAGTTGGCAGTTGATATAGCCGTGCAATCTGGTGAGATAGCACAAGCTTTAGAAATTGCTGAATACGGCAAAAATGCTTGTTTAACCAGGCTTCTTTTTGGTTGGAGAGATAAAATTACTTCACCCAACTATCCATCAATTCACCAACTTCTCAATCCCACAACTGCAATTATCTACTGGCATATCAGCCCTTGCACCCTACGCACCTTCATCATTAAATACAAGTCCCCAGAACCCATCCCCATTTTTACACCTGTACTTAATGTAGCGATATCTGATGAAATACCTGTACCCGAAGCGGTGCAACGATTGGTTGAATTTGAAGATTGGCTAGAAGATTGGAATCAACAATACAGCGAATATCGGCGACTCCAAATCAATGACACATCAAACAAAAGTGTCCATTCCTGGCAAGTGGACATGCAACAGAGGCTATTGAATCTGAAAAATATCCTCAATATTTCCGCAATTGTCAATGAACTCGACAACATCACCCATTTGATTTTAATTCCTCACCGCGACTTACACAGATTTCCTCTCCACGCCCTTTTCAATATCTCCTCTCCTTGGGAACAAGAGTTATTGGAGCAGCATAGTTTCACATTTACCTATCTGCCTAATGCCCAAGTTGGATTGTCTTTGAAATCCCAACCTCTCGCTCATGTGCAAAATCTACCATTATTGATTGTGGAACATCCCGAAAGTACAAATTATCCCACACCACAATCTGCCAAACTCGAATCTGAAGCTATTAGCCAGATGTTCAGTCATCACCAACGCATACTTTGCTCACAAGCTTCTAAAATGCAGGTAGAAAATGCCTTATCCAATGATTACAATATATTTCACTTTACGGGATATGTAACTGACAATTTTAGTCAACCGCAAAAATCAGAATTCCTGTTAGCTGGTGAAGATAAATTAACTATAGAAGAAATCTGCAAAAAGCCAATTGCAAGTTACAAACTTATGACTCTCTCAACTTGTGAAACAGCCATGATTAGTAACCAACATATCACTACCGAATATGTTGGTTTAGCTAGTGCTTTTCTCAATCGGGGAGTCGCTCATGTATTGAGTACTTTATGGACTGTAGAATCAGCTGCTATTGCTTTGGTGATGATAGAGTTTTATCGACGACTCCAGCAAGATAACTCCGCAGCAAATGCCCTAGCGCAAGCAACGGAATGGCTCAAGGATTTGACTGCTGGTGAACTTAAAAAATGGTATGAAGAATTACTAAGCAAATTACCTCAAGGGGGAGTAAGAATTAGGGCAATTTTAGCCACGGAATTATATAGAACTAGGAAAATGCCAGCAGAAACAAAGCTTTACAATCACCCTTATTACTGGGCAGCATTTAAGATTTCAGGTAAGTTTTATTTTTAAAGCAACACACATCATAGCCAAGCAAGCGATGCAGTGACCTAAATGAACGTTGTTGAGTTTGCAAGGAGCCAAGCTTTCTCAGTCCATGCTTCATTAAATAACCCAACTGTTGGCACAATAAATTCAAATGGATGGGGTGGCGACTGTAGTAATGAGAGTGAACCTTTGTCATAAACCTTGACTAAGCTCACTATCCAGGGGAGAAAGTCTAAGATTTCCCCTGGCAATAAGGTTAACTCGAAGTCCCATACCCGATTAAGCCCTCGACATTCTTGCCCCTTTTTTACTATCGTGACTCTACCAGCACTCTTGTTAATAGCTAATCGCAGAATGAACGGGCGTAATGGGATAAGTTCGTCAGGTGCTGTGTAAGCGTAGACATTCACATAGTTCAGTCGTTGCCTACCATCGACCCAAAACGCGATAGGGGAATTACTACTATAGGATGCACCAGTTATGTTCACTGGGACATTCATAGTAGCGGCGAAAAGAGAGTAAAACTCACGCCTTAGTTCGTTAACCATATGTTTAGTTTCTGGGGTCACGGCTACTATACCTGTTAAGAAAACATTCGTTAAGTCTTTATATCTGGAAAAATTCCTGCCTTAGAAACTTCTCGCTTAAATCTCCGGAGGGCTGACTCAGTTTCTTCATTTTCGTTAAGAATAATTAGAGCCATCCTATCCCCTCCTAAATTGGTTGAACTAGTGGCTAGATAGTGGTAGGCAATTCAGTAAGCCGGAATACAAAAAAGAGCAGACAAGGAGTCTGCCCTTGAGATATTAAAGTTAAATTCTTTATCTCAAAGCTTATTAGTAGCGTCGAGAGTATCCTCCGCTGTTGTTACCGCCCCATCTACCACCAGATGAACCTCCGTCTGATTTAGGCTTAGCCTTATTAACCTTCA
The sequence above is a segment of the Mastigocladopsis repens PCC 10914 genome. Coding sequences within it:
- a CDS encoding tetratricopeptide repeat protein, which translates into the protein MYPMGEQKVVSPPELTNADLEFLFTQLLEGVHQARGQQWALKYLQRMENRISQERWIDWLLDFGERLLTSPAPNDQLAERMVQLGELGIGTIGELSYDIGIRLLTKNLGKPYWETEDKQDTETLTPATLPTLLEEKLTLNKGKQHSNDNRRQQTETTKPASASNSPHQEYTSHLDELIWEYDGPDAQTTAPDPLLTPFEEQEEESWVKQSLEAAASEVHTEHESTDLQPLVTVTLDELLVRLEQSTSLVQDLASGLGVQSEVPVNTNSLTNQPQTTLERAQAWFYQGLNQAKSGDLSGAIASYDKALEIHPNSHEYWFNRGLTLFYLGHFSEAIASYDKAIALKPDFYKCWYNRGGALGEMGHFEEAIFCFDKAIEIKFDDPEAWSSRGVALQKLGRPLEAVASYDKALLLEPQDQDNWYYRGVALALCGQINDAIASFDKALEIQSDYYQAWYNRGLELSHLGRFEDAIASYEQATKIQSDYYQAWYALASALDKIGRHEEAISSYEQAAQISPNSHEVWIDTGVVQANLGRWYDAISSWEKALLIKPDYYLAWFNCAVALENLGRREQAIASYDKAIKINPQFDSAWYNRAVVLFHLERFEEAIASYDNALQIKPDSWEAWIGRGNAAGNAVYRDSHLTFSSPIASTNAALYERGYEGKLASYEQGLKYVSQDAQPEGWGRLHLALGNVHYEKGKRHSTPCYYWQQAIAEYHQALRTLTPEAFPQLHLEVLQNLIKALVGLGQTSQAQEFHQDATDLLQHLLSEITHSHESKKQLALKYAGFEQLAVDIAVQSGEIAQALEIAEYGKNACLTRLLFGWRDKITSPNYPSIHQLLNPTTAIIYWHISPCTLRTFIIKYKSPEPIPIFTPVLNVAISDEIPVPEAVQRLVEFEDWLEDWNQQYSEYRRLQINDTSNKSVHSWQVDMQQRLLNLKNILNISAIVNELDNITHLILIPHRDLHRFPLHALFNISSPWEQELLEQHSFTFTYLPNAQVGLSLKSQPLAHVQNLPLLIVEHPESTNYPTPQSAKLESEAISQMFSHHQRILCSQASKMQVENALSNDYNIFHFTGYVTDNFSQPQKSEFLLAGEDKLTIEEICKKPIASYKLMTLSTCETAMISNQHITTEYVGLASAFLNRGVAHVLSTLWTVESAAIALVMIEFYRRLQQDNSAANALAQATEWLKDLTAGELKKWYEELLSKLPQGGVRIRAILATELYRTRKMPAETKLYNHPYYWAAFKISGKFYF